In Kwoniella newhampshirensis strain CBS 13917 chromosome 2, whole genome shotgun sequence, one DNA window encodes the following:
- a CDS encoding CTP synthase, with protein MVKYILVCGGVISGIGKGVIASSTGLMLKATGLKVTAIKIDPYMNIDAGTMAPTEHGEVYVLNDGGETDLDLGNYERYLDISLNRDNNVTTGKVYQHVIDRERRGDYLGKTVQIIPHLTNAIQDWIERVSKIPVDETGEEPDVCIVELGGTVGDIESMPFVEAMRQFQFRVGHENFALIYVSLIPVVGGEQKTKPTQAGVRDLRGLGLLPDLIACRCTDTLLTATMEKVSMFCHVSPKQVLGVHNVSSTYHVPLLLQDQGMLEYLQKRLNLSQISIKPEFKKKGESFMGRWKALTVGQERLFDSVSIVLVGKYTSLQDSYMSVVKALEHASMRCGRKLELQWVDSSDLEPQTQTTNPVKYHDAWSAVCSAKGIIVPGGFGHRGTEGMISAVKWAREQKIPFLGICLGFQVAVIEWARSVCDLKDANSAELLAETPHPVICFMPEISKAQMGGNMRLGLRPTVFEPNTESTNLRRLYGSKDVAWERHRHRYEVEPKYVEKLESKGHLRFTGRDERGERMQMLELDDHPYFVALQAHPEFCSRPLNPSPPFLGLVAAACGEKTLAEQIAINEKSYVAPHPESAKVVPASEGVTEQGKGRKQDVDGIRVRGDVDGDLKETEQRLEKVTVNGE; from the exons ATGGTCAAATATATTCTCGTCTGTGGAGGTGTCATCTC CGGTATCGGCAAAGGAGTGATAG CTTCGAGTACCGGTCTTATGCTCAAGGCTACCGGATTGAAAGTCACGGCCATCAAGATCGACCCTTATATGAACATCGATGCGGGGACCATGGCACCGACCGagcatg GTGAGGTGTACGTTCTTAATGATGGCGGAGAAACCGATCTCGATTTGGGAAATTATGAGCGATACCTCGATATCTCGCTTAACAGGGATAACAACGTAACTACTGGAAAGGTCTATCAGCATGTCATTGAccgagag cgaagaggagattaTCTTGGAAAGACGGTACAAATCATCCCTCACTTGACGAACGCTATCCAAGACTGGATCGAGCGAGTCTCGAAAATTCCCGTCGATGAGACTGGAGAGGAGCCAGATGTCTGTatcgtcgag CTCGGTGGTACTGTTGGTGACATCGAATCGATGCCTTTTGTCGAGGCTATGCGACAATTCCAATTCCGGGTCGGTCACGAGAATTTTGCTCTCATCTACGTTTCCCTTATCCCCGTTGTCGGAGGCGAACAGAAGACCAAGCCCACCCAGGCTGGTGTGAGAGATCTTCGAGGGTTGGGTCTTTTGCCTGATTTG ATCGCATGTCGATGCACCGACACACTCCTTACCGCCACGATGGAGAAAGTCTCCATGTTCTGTCACGTTTCTCCCAAGCAAGTTCTCGGTGTACACAACGTATCCTCGACATACCACGTTCCTCTGCTGTTGCAGGACCAAGGGATGTTGGAGTACTTGCAGAAGAGGTTGAACTTGAGCCAGATCAGTATCAAGCCCGAGTTtaagaagaagggagagagctTCatgggaaggtggaaggcATTGACAGTTGG CCAAGAGCGGTTATTCGACTCCGTCTCCATCGTTCTCGTCGGCAAGTACACCTCATTACAGGATTCATACATGAGTGTCGTGAAGGCTTTGGAGCACGCGTCTATGCGATGTGGTCGAAAGCTAGAGcttcag TGGGTCGACTCGTCCGATCTTGAACCTCAAACCCAGACCACCAACCCCGTCAAATACCACGACGCCTGGTCTGCGGTCTGCTCAGCGAA GGGTATCATCGTTCCTGGTGGATTTGGTCACCGGGGTACTGAGGGTATGATCTCTGCCGTCAAATGGGCCCGAGAACAGAAGATTCCTTTCTTGGGTATTTGTCTTGGTTTCCAAGTAGCCGTTATCGAATGGGCGAGAAGTGTGTGCGATCTCAAGG ATGCCAACTCTGCGGAGCTTCTTGCCGAAACTCCCCACCCTGTCATCTGCTTCATGCCCGAGATCTCCAAAGCTCAAATGGGCGGTAACATGCGACTCGGTCTCCGTCCCACCGTCTTTGAGCCGAACACAGAGTCTACCAACCTCAGACGATTATACGGTAGCAAAGACGTTGCTTGGGAGAGACATAGGCACAGGTACGAAGTCGAGCCGAAATACGTGGAGAAGTTGGAGTCGAAGGGTCATCTGAGATTCactggaagagatgagagaggagagaggatgcAGATGCTTGAGctggatg ACCACCCATACTTTGTCGCCCTACAAGCCCACCCTGAGTTctgttctcgacctctaaacccttctcctcccttcctcgGTCTCGTCGCAGCAGCCTGTGGCGAAAAGACCCTCGCCGAACAAATCGCGATCAACGAGAAATCTTATGTCGCCCCTCATCCCGAGAGCGCCAAAGTCGTTCCTGCCAGTGAAGGAGTGACGGAGCAAGGCAAGGGGAGGAAGCAGGATGTCGACGGGATCAGAGTCCGGGGAGACGTGGATGGAGATCTGAAAGAGACAGAGCAGAGGTTGGAGAAGGTCACAGTGAATGgggagtga